A stretch of the Lolium perenne isolate Kyuss_39 chromosome 3, Kyuss_2.0, whole genome shotgun sequence genome encodes the following:
- the LOC127346001 gene encoding cationic peroxidase SPC4-like, with translation MAPTPLLAAAALMAVAVASWSLAAAEQDGAGNLRQPPVAQGLSFDFYRRSCPRAESIVQEYVKDAVSKDVGIAAGLLRLHFHDCFVQGCDASVLLDGSATGPGEQQAPPNLTLRPSAFAAINAIRDRLERECRGAVVSCSDILALAARDSVVSTGGPSYRVPLGRRDSPRFATVQDVLSGLPAPTATVPSLLAVLRSINLDATDLVALSGGHTVGLGHCTSFDDRLFPRPDPTMNPDFLGKLKQTCPAKGTDRRTALDVRTPNAFDNKYYVNLLNRQGLFTSDQDLYTNAATRPLVERFARSQQDFFNQFGVSMVKMGQIKVLTGNQGQVRRNCSARNPGTVAGDLSWSSLAQTVGEAAAESLGF, from the coding sequence ATGGCTCCCACTCCTCTGCTCGCTGCGGCAGCActgatggcggtggcggtggcgagctGGTCACTTGCTGCGGCGGAGCAAGATGGTGCCGGCAACCTGAGGCAGCCGCCGGTGGCGCAGGGCCTGTCGTTCGACTTCTACAGACGGAGCTGTCCGAGAGCGGAGTCCATCGTGCAGGAATACGTCAAGGACGCCGTCAGCAAGGACGTCGGCATCGCCGCGGGGCTCCTCCGCCTCCACTTCCACGACTGCTTCGTGCAGGGCTGCGACGCGTCGGTGCTCCTCGACGGGTCAGCAACCGGTCCCGGCGAGCAGCAGGCGCCGCCGAACCTCACGCTGCGCCCGTCcgccttcgccgccatcaacgccATCCGCGACCGGCTCGAGCGGGAGTGCCGGGGCGCCGTGGTCTCCTGCTCCGACATCCTCGCGCTCGCCGCGCGCGACTCCGTGGTCTCCACCGGCGGGCCCTCCTACCGCGTGCCGCTGGGCCGCCGCGACAGCCCGCGCTTCGCCACCGTACAAGACGTGCTCTCCGGCCTCCCCGCGCCCACCGCCACCGTGCCGTCCCTCCTCGCCGTGCTCCGCAGCATCAACCTCGACGCCACCGACCTCGTCGCGCTCTCCGGCGGCCACACCGTGGGGCTGGGCCACTGCACCTCCTTCGACGACCGCCTCTTCCCGCGCCCCGACCCGACCATGAACCCCGACTTCCTCGGCAAGCTCAAGCAGACGTGCCCGGCCAAGGGCACCGACCGCCGCACCGCGCTGGACGTCCGCACACCCAACGCGTTCGACAACAAGTACTACGTCAACCTGCTCAACCGCCAGGGCCTCTTCACCTCCGACCAGGACCTCTACACCAACGCCGCCACCCGGCCCCTCGTCGAGCGCTTCGCGCGCAGCCAGCAGGACTTCTTCAACCAGTTCGGCGTGTCCATGGTGAAGATGGGGCAGATCAAGGTGCTCACCGGCAACCAGGGCCAGGTCCGCAGGAACTGCTCCGCCCGCAACCCCGGCACCGTCGCCGGCGACCTCTCGTGGTCGTCCCTCGCGCAGACCGTCGGCGAGGCCGCCGCAGAGAGCCTCGGGTTCTAG
- the LOC139838299 gene encoding uncharacterized mitochondrial protein AtMg01250-like, with protein sequence MTGSTAININGEVGPYFRPACGVRHGDPLSPILFNTAVDSLAEILERARISGHITGVVGHLIPGGGVTQLQYADDTMILFEGSDLDIQNTKFLLLCFEAMSGLKINFDKSEVVVLGILIRDLTPLVGRVRAKAEPWCGRFTSKGSKTVLIDSCLSSLPMYIMGLYILPEGQWYPLCRKRDRERLDGMLEDLLAAARRISTSSSL encoded by the exons ATGACTGGCAGCACGGCCATTAACATTAATGGGGAAGTGGGTCCCTACTTTAGGCCAGCATGTGGAGTGCGACATGGCGACCCCCTGTCCCCTATCCTCTTCAACACTGCGGTTGACTCCCTGGCCGAGATCCTGGAGAGGGCTAGGATCTCGGGCCATATTACTGGAGTGGTCGGGCACCTAATCCCTGGTGGAGGGGTGACCCAACTCCAATATGCGGACGATACCATGATTCTGTTCGAGGGTTCGGACCTGGATATTCAGAACACCAAGTTCCTACTCCtctgttttgaggccatgtcgggcCTCAAAATTAACTTTGACAAAAGTGAGGTAGTGGTCTTGGG GATCCTTATTAGAGACCTCACCCCCTTGGTGGGGCGAGTTAGAGCGAAGGCTGAACCGTGGTGCGGGAGGTTCACCTCCAAGGGTAGCAAGACGGTCCTCATCGATTCGTGCCTGTCTAGTCTCCCCATGTATATCATGGGCCTGTACATCCTTCCTGAAGGG CAGTGGTACCCGCTATGTAGGAAGCGGGACAGGGAGCGCCTGGACGGCATGTTGGAGGATCTTCTTGCGGCAGCCCGTCGCATTTCTACGTCGTCCAGCCTCTGA